Proteins encoded by one window of Polyangiaceae bacterium:
- a CDS encoding YjzC family protein, with product MAAIGSRFRTGQKCTQTGVYHWDGYTDGTRLPAPTSEERVITLDAGRIFPPVNSADKGAYWVLKRAT from the coding sequence ATGGCAGCAATTGGCAGCAGATTTCGTACCGGACAGAAGTGCACACAAACCGGAGTATACCACTGGGACGGGTACACGGATGGCACACGCCTTCCAGCGCCGACATCGGAAGAGCGGGTGATCACGCTGGATGCTGGAAGGATTTTTCCGCCCGTCAATTCGGCTGACAAGGGAGCGTACTGGGTCCTGAAGCGAGCGACCTAG
- a CDS encoding Rpn family recombination-promoting nuclease/putative transposase, with translation MSEQRPTHDALFRGTFGRPDNARGLLRHWLPSSLTDLAVWDSLRLEDPSGLDEDLRPYYSDLLFSLTYRPAQGERSAATHPHDLMVYVLVEHQSTVDPRIAWRMLHYISLAQRRYLADSPERDIPIVVPVLVSNATKPWPHALDLHSAYPESLRALPQVQPHVAQLHVILDDLPATTIEELVQRQLTDMAVVALCMLRDARRFNRLLSSIPQWIGHLRRVLHSQPGDYAILVQYLNSLTTAEQRVPLCDTILREAPDMAQQFLSSLDDLWNRGEERGRTEGRIEGRTTMLREQLEVKFGALPAWVDERLRSATDEQIREFAKRILTEQSLEATLATAERS, from the coding sequence GTGTCAGAACAACGTCCGACTCACGATGCCTTGTTTCGTGGCACCTTTGGTCGACCAGACAACGCGCGGGGACTCCTTCGTCATTGGCTCCCTTCAAGCCTGACCGACCTCGCCGTGTGGGATTCACTTCGGCTTGAGGATCCAAGCGGCCTCGATGAGGACCTACGGCCCTACTACAGCGACCTGCTCTTCTCCCTGACCTACAGGCCAGCTCAAGGGGAGCGCTCAGCAGCAACGCACCCGCACGACCTCATGGTCTACGTGCTCGTAGAGCACCAGTCTACGGTCGACCCACGTATCGCGTGGCGCATGCTGCACTACATTAGCCTCGCGCAGCGTCGCTACCTCGCGGATTCTCCAGAACGAGACATCCCCATCGTCGTCCCCGTGCTCGTGAGCAACGCGACGAAGCCGTGGCCACATGCGCTGGACCTACACTCGGCGTATCCCGAAAGCCTTCGCGCTCTCCCACAGGTCCAACCGCACGTCGCGCAACTTCACGTGATTCTTGACGACTTGCCCGCAACGACCATCGAGGAGTTGGTGCAACGTCAACTCACGGACATGGCGGTGGTGGCGCTCTGCATGCTGAGGGACGCACGCCGCTTCAACCGACTCCTCAGCTCGATTCCGCAGTGGATCGGTCATCTGAGGCGAGTTCTCCACAGCCAGCCTGGCGACTACGCGATCTTGGTGCAGTATCTGAACTCGCTCACCACCGCCGAGCAGCGCGTCCCACTTTGTGACACAATCCTCCGAGAGGCACCCGACATGGCGCAGCAATTCTTGAGCTCTCTAGACGACCTTTGGAACCGAGGCGAGGAGCGAGGTCGAACTGAGGGTCGTATTGAAGGCCGAACCACCATGCTTCGTGAGCAACTGGAAGTGAAGTTTGGCGCGCTCCCGGCGTGGGTCGATGAGCGGCTGCGCAGCGCCACGGATGAACAAATCAGGGAGTTTGCGAAGCGCATCCTCACGGAACAGAGCCTCGAGGCGACGCTGGCGACTGCCGAGCGGTCCTGA
- a CDS encoding DUF433 domain-containing protein: MIDPNLAYGRPILYGTGIPTRIIADRFKGGDSLNALAKDYGVEVALIEEAVRAAAA, translated from the coding sequence GTGATCGATCCGAACTTGGCCTACGGCAGACCGATTCTCTACGGAACCGGAATTCCAACCAGGATCATTGCGGACCGCTTCAAGGGGGGCGACTCACTGAACGCGCTCGCAAAGGACTACGGGGTAGAGGTAGCGTTGATTGAAGAAGCGGTCCGAGCGGCAGCGGCTTGA
- a CDS encoding LuxR family transcriptional regulator, with translation MARQHQRAFDAITVAECAYDLRSSKVEWLARLRHLIAPAIEQDRGVFVAELEVSGTPHQAWSASPKTWVGQESYDYFERVCSNLRPELIAPLLVYAPSVDTLQGLVKRKRVDSAVMEEADRATGAADIFTLMAWTPGHTRGLALVAPSSKPCVIPLATIKRWQRVMSHLAAGYRLRCALEAEPQQVEAPKGGALLDPHGKVLHANGDATERSALTALSKAARAIDRARGSSRRSADALETWTPMVTGRWSLIDQFDRDGRRFVVAHVNADRQLDPRALSAGERRVATRLARGDSQKEIAYELGVSPSTVGTHVVNIGRKLGTSSQWETTSLLTTLLKQPAKLLSVEGMELRVWSEPSQSAPVELTESEADVYQALLSGASNAQIARKRGTSPNTVANQVAAIFSKLGVSSRQELLGSRAGKARARSK, from the coding sequence ATGGCACGTCAACACCAGCGCGCGTTTGACGCGATTACCGTGGCTGAATGCGCCTACGACCTGCGCTCCAGCAAGGTGGAGTGGCTTGCTCGGCTGCGTCATCTCATCGCGCCAGCGATTGAGCAGGATCGCGGCGTGTTCGTGGCCGAGCTCGAAGTCTCTGGGACCCCCCATCAGGCTTGGTCGGCGAGCCCCAAGACCTGGGTTGGTCAGGAGAGTTACGACTACTTCGAGCGTGTGTGTTCGAATCTGCGGCCGGAGCTGATCGCGCCACTGCTGGTTTATGCGCCGTCGGTCGACACGCTCCAGGGCTTGGTCAAGCGGAAGCGGGTCGATAGCGCGGTGATGGAGGAAGCCGATCGGGCGACGGGCGCGGCGGACATCTTCACGTTGATGGCGTGGACGCCGGGGCACACTCGGGGCCTGGCGTTGGTCGCCCCCTCGAGCAAGCCGTGTGTGATCCCCCTCGCCACGATCAAACGTTGGCAACGGGTGATGAGCCACCTCGCAGCCGGCTACCGCTTGCGTTGTGCGCTGGAGGCGGAGCCCCAGCAGGTGGAGGCGCCGAAGGGTGGAGCCCTCTTGGATCCGCACGGCAAGGTGCTCCACGCGAATGGTGACGCGACGGAGCGCAGCGCCCTGACCGCGCTCTCGAAAGCGGCTCGCGCCATCGACCGTGCCCGAGGTAGCAGCCGTCGAAGCGCCGATGCGCTGGAGACCTGGACGCCAATGGTCACCGGCCGCTGGTCGCTGATCGATCAGTTCGATCGCGACGGACGCCGTTTCGTCGTTGCCCATGTGAACGCCGATCGCCAGCTCGATCCCCGGGCGCTCAGCGCCGGAGAGCGTCGCGTGGCCACCCGGCTCGCGCGGGGAGACTCCCAGAAGGAGATCGCCTACGAGCTGGGTGTGTCGCCAAGTACCGTCGGCACCCACGTGGTGAACATCGGGAGAAAGCTCGGGACATCATCCCAGTGGGAAACCACGTCCCTACTCACCACCTTGCTCAAGCAGCCCGCGAAGCTCCTCAGTGTAGAGGGCATGGAGCTACGGGTCTGGAGCGAGCCCTCTCAGAGTGCCCCTGTCGAGCTGACCGAGAGCGAAGCCGACGTCTATCAGGCGCTACTCAGCGGCGCGTCCAATGCGCAAATCGCACGGAAACGCGGCACCTCGCCGAACACCGTCGCAAACCAAGTCGCCGCGATTTTCTCGAAGCTCGGTGTGAGCAGCCGCCAGGAGCTCCTGGGGTCTCGCGCAGGTAAGGCGCGCGCTAGGTCGAAGTAA
- a CDS encoding helix-turn-helix transcriptional regulator has translation MARGPRNSSSIYDAPSYSIAEAARLIGVPRTTLGAWVNGRVTLPRLDVVRFKV, from the coding sequence GTGGCACGCGGACCCCGCAATTCCTCGTCGATTTACGACGCACCAAGCTACTCGATAGCCGAGGCGGCGCGCCTCATCGGTGTTCCTCGAACGACGCTTGGCGCGTGGGTGAACGGACGAGTTACGCTTCCAAGGCTGGACGTCGTTCGGTTCAAGGTGTGA
- a CDS encoding PAS domain-containing protein yields MPMRLPPASNDGTQLAAAEAQLRLASEKLRLATSAAKIGVWEWELTTNKLTWDARMCALHGLPEGAAPTLELWKQLIADGDRAHFEHSTEQALNGTQVFDIEFRVTNATTEEPVYIRAAASILRDSAGRAGSMVGVSWDVTRERSAEAQLKKRTRELERSNKDLEQFAYSASHDLQEPLRAVAGCAQLLKARYGKQLDSGGHELVEHMADAARRMQSLITGLLAYSRVSSKGAPFERVSLNAVVEVALKNLSSAIQDCDAMVEVDPLPTLSGDRAQLVSLFQNVIGNALKYRGSKPPHIKIHTEIVKGRNVFHVTDNGIGVELEYADRIFELFQRLHSREEYSGAGLGLALCKKIAERHGGRMWVSSTLNEGSTFHFILTALGERLVPERSR; encoded by the coding sequence ATGCCCATGCGTCTGCCACCAGCCAGCAACGACGGCACTCAGTTGGCCGCGGCCGAGGCGCAGCTGCGACTCGCATCGGAGAAGCTGCGGTTGGCGACCAGCGCAGCGAAGATCGGCGTTTGGGAGTGGGAGCTCACGACGAACAAGCTCACTTGGGACGCGCGGATGTGCGCGCTGCATGGCTTGCCGGAGGGTGCCGCCCCGACTCTTGAACTCTGGAAGCAACTGATCGCGGATGGAGATCGCGCTCACTTCGAGCATTCGACTGAGCAGGCACTCAACGGGACGCAAGTGTTCGACATCGAATTCAGGGTCACGAACGCGACCACGGAGGAACCCGTATATATCCGCGCGGCAGCATCCATCTTGAGGGATTCCGCAGGTAGGGCTGGCAGCATGGTGGGGGTCAGCTGGGATGTCACGCGGGAGCGTTCGGCCGAAGCGCAACTCAAGAAGCGAACTCGCGAGCTTGAGCGCAGCAACAAGGACCTCGAACAGTTCGCGTACTCCGCCTCCCACGACCTGCAAGAGCCACTGAGGGCGGTAGCAGGGTGTGCCCAGTTGCTGAAGGCGAGGTACGGCAAGCAGCTCGACAGCGGAGGCCATGAGCTGGTGGAGCACATGGCTGATGCGGCGCGGCGCATGCAGAGCTTGATCACCGGCCTCCTCGCCTACTCGCGGGTGTCATCCAAAGGCGCTCCCTTCGAACGCGTCTCGCTCAACGCGGTCGTTGAAGTCGCGCTGAAAAACTTGTCGTCGGCGATCCAAGACTGCGACGCCATGGTGGAGGTCGATCCGCTTCCGACGCTCTCGGGAGACCGGGCTCAGCTCGTCTCCCTCTTTCAGAACGTGATCGGCAACGCGCTCAAGTACCGGGGCAGCAAACCCCCGCACATAAAAATCCACACAGAAATAGTCAAGGGCCGCAACGTCTTCCACGTCACCGACAACGGCATCGGCGTCGAGCTTGAGTACGCCGACCGCATCTTCGAGCTGTTTCAGCGCCTCCACAGCCGAGAGGAATACTCAGGCGCGGGGCTCGGACTCGCGTTGTGCAAGAAGATCGCGGAGCGCCACGGCGGACGGATGTGGGTCAGCTCGACGCTTAACGAAGGAAGCACCTTTCATTTCATCCTCACCGCACTCGGGGAGAGGCTGGTCCCGGAGAGATCAAGATGA
- a CDS encoding protein kinase, which yields MARKRLNANWASDPGAQARFGCEIELLRAMEHPNIVPLCGVSISTIDRSYCMPLYPSTLRRQLAEGVHYSVGDVLALARSIASALDYAHALGFTHRDLKPDNILIDDEGRPIICDWGLGQFIHKHSKVLQLTVGGPMGTEYYCDLEQWNSGNGGTLGDVYSLGMTLAEVARGRAIQIRQVGFGITEDVLQPHTSAAVQLNQLFRRMTSLSRASRCQSMGEVLVALSWIA from the coding sequence ATGGCTCGGAAGCGGCTCAACGCAAACTGGGCGAGCGATCCAGGTGCGCAGGCGCGGTTTGGGTGTGAGATCGAACTCCTTCGGGCGATGGAGCATCCCAACATCGTGCCGCTGTGCGGTGTTTCGATCTCGACCATCGATCGGTCGTATTGCATGCCGCTGTACCCCAGCACGTTGCGTCGGCAACTTGCGGAGGGTGTGCACTACAGCGTCGGCGACGTGCTCGCCCTCGCGAGGTCGATCGCTTCGGCGTTGGACTATGCGCACGCTTTGGGTTTCACCCATCGCGACCTCAAACCGGACAACATCCTGATTGATGACGAGGGTCGTCCAATCATCTGCGATTGGGGTCTTGGGCAGTTCATCCACAAGCATTCCAAGGTGCTTCAGCTCACCGTCGGGGGCCCCATGGGCACCGAATACTATTGCGACCTAGAGCAGTGGAATTCAGGCAACGGCGGCACGCTGGGTGACGTCTACTCGCTTGGTATGACGCTGGCCGAAGTGGCGAGAGGAAGAGCCATCCAGATCCGACAGGTTGGGTTCGGGATCACCGAGGACGTGCTGCAGCCGCACACGTCGGCGGCGGTGCAGCTAAACCAGTTGTTTCGCCGAATGACGAGCCTCAGTCGCGCTTCCCGCTGTCAGAGCATGGGAGAAGTGCTCGTGGCTCTGAGCTGGATCGCGTGA
- a CDS encoding HEPN domain-containing protein yields the protein MAIRLDEKAQENLEAARHLLDREAADLCSASASRAYFAAYLAVADLALQRGHRYPDGNYFRHNEFPQLARTWRLLTDDQRDDLALIRDRRVKADYTQDFVDVSEASESLEIAESFVGLLEEVAP from the coding sequence ATGGCGATTCGGCTGGACGAGAAGGCGCAGGAGAACCTGGAGGCCGCACGTCACTTGTTGGACCGGGAAGCCGCCGACCTCTGCAGTGCCTCCGCATCTCGCGCCTACTTCGCCGCGTATCTGGCGGTCGCGGACCTGGCTCTCCAACGCGGGCACCGTTATCCCGACGGAAACTACTTTCGTCACAACGAGTTCCCCCAGCTCGCGCGTACCTGGCGCCTGCTGACGGATGATCAGCGGGACGACCTGGCTCTCATCCGCGACCGCCGCGTGAAGGCAGACTACACGCAGGACTTCGTCGACGTCTCCGAGGCCAGCGAAAGCCTAGAGATAGCCGAGAGTTTCGTCGGGCTCCTAGAGGAGGTGGCCCCATGA